Proteins encoded within one genomic window of Chlorobaculum sp. MV4-Y:
- a CDS encoding DUF4276 family protein, with amino-acid sequence MQIDVLLEEPSAEEALRIILPKILAGKAKFKLINMRNKSRLIGELPKRLLGYKKRLENGEDLKIVVLVDRDKDDCENLKARLERIAHDAELFTRTSPDQNGRFQVITRIAIEELEAWFIGDTEALKGAFSGLCGKAFPQSFSNPDNSGTWEHLHRFLKRNGIYKSNYPKIEAARKIAPHMDLSRNKSRSFRHFCRGIEALLSVS; translated from the coding sequence ATGCAGATCGACGTGCTGCTTGAGGAGCCTTCAGCCGAGGAGGCATTGCGAATCATCCTGCCGAAAATTCTTGCCGGAAAAGCGAAGTTCAAGCTCATCAACATGCGCAACAAAAGCCGATTGATCGGTGAATTGCCGAAAAGATTGCTTGGTTACAAGAAACGGCTTGAGAACGGGGAGGATTTGAAAATCGTCGTGCTCGTGGATCGGGATAAAGATGATTGCGAGAATCTCAAGGCTCGACTCGAACGAATAGCGCACGATGCCGAATTGTTCACCCGAACAAGTCCGGACCAGAACGGTCGCTTTCAGGTTATCACCCGGATCGCGATAGAAGAACTTGAAGCCTGGTTCATCGGCGATACCGAGGCGTTGAAAGGCGCCTTTTCCGGTTTGTGCGGCAAGGCTTTCCCGCAGTCGTTCAGCAATCCGGACAACTCAGGAACCTGGGAACACCTGCACAGATTTTTGAAAAGGAATGGCATATACAAGAGCAACTACCCCAAGATCGAAGCCGCCCGCAAAATCGCGCCGCACATGGATCTATCGCGTAACAAGTCGCGGAGTTTCCGCCATTTTTGCCGAGGCATCGAGGCATTGTTATCGGTTAGCTGA
- a CDS encoding metal ABC transporter solute-binding protein, Zn/Mn family → MMIRSSRNTHVISSTRSIAALLLLCAVFLPGCASKQPASNKIQVIASIEPLAWFVERIGGDRVAVSVMVPSGGNPHTYEPTPRQMADVSNAALFVKAGSGVEFELDWMQRLVDLNKKMAVCNASEGVTLLPMSAETHEHEESAEEHHDHGNFDPHFWLAPANARLIAANVERSLEAVDPAGKEYYAANAAALDKELQALDGEIRKQLSGVKSRRFLVFHPAWGYFAHEYGLEQIAAEEEGKTLTPRQMEAVIGQARSAGIRVVFLAPQFSSAQAEAIAADIGGQTVTVDPLARDYAKNLRKAAAAFAKSLQ, encoded by the coding sequence ATGATGATCAGGTCCAGCCGCAATACCCACGTTATCTCCTCCACCCGAAGCATTGCCGCGCTGCTTTTGCTCTGCGCCGTTTTTCTGCCGGGATGCGCTTCGAAGCAACCCGCGTCAAACAAGATTCAGGTCATCGCCTCCATCGAGCCGCTGGCGTGGTTCGTGGAGCGCATCGGTGGCGACCGCGTAGCGGTGTCGGTGATGGTCCCATCGGGCGGCAATCCGCACACCTACGAGCCGACGCCGAGGCAGATGGCGGATGTGAGCAATGCGGCACTGTTCGTCAAGGCGGGATCGGGGGTCGAGTTCGAGCTTGACTGGATGCAGCGCCTCGTCGATCTCAACAAAAAAATGGCGGTGTGCAACGCTTCCGAAGGGGTGACGTTGCTGCCGATGAGCGCGGAGACGCACGAGCACGAGGAGTCTGCCGAGGAGCATCACGATCACGGCAACTTCGATCCACACTTCTGGCTTGCTCCGGCAAATGCGCGCCTCATTGCGGCCAATGTCGAGCGTTCGCTTGAGGCCGTTGATCCGGCAGGGAAGGAGTATTATGCGGCCAATGCGGCGGCGCTCGACAAAGAGCTTCAGGCTCTCGACGGCGAGATTCGCAAGCAACTGAGTGGCGTGAAGAGCCGCCGGTTCCTGGTGTTCCATCCGGCCTGGGGTTATTTTGCCCACGAGTACGGCCTGGAGCAGATCGCCGCCGAAGAGGAGGGCAAGACGCTGACACCGCGCCAGATGGAGGCTGTGATCGGGCAGGCGCGGAGTGCGGGTATCCGGGTGGTGTTCCTGGCGCCGCAGTTCAGCTCGGCGCAGGCTGAGGCCATCGCCGCCGATATTGGTGGACAAACCGTCACGGTCGATCCCCTCGCTCGTGATTATGCGAAGAATCTCCGCAAGGCCGCCGCCGCGTTTGCAAAGAGCCTGCAATGA
- the crcB gene encoding fluoride efflux transporter CrcB, whose protein sequence is MKNVLLVGAGGFAGSVARYLVALAVPFSGTGFPFATFAVNLLGSFLIGFITELALSTTLLSPETRLLLTTGFCGGFTTFSTAMYETSGLMRDGEALYASLYVAGSLVGGLVCIVFGTLLAKLWQ, encoded by the coding sequence ATGAAGAACGTTTTGCTGGTCGGCGCGGGCGGATTTGCCGGATCGGTGGCGCGTTATCTCGTAGCGCTTGCCGTGCCGTTTTCGGGCACCGGCTTTCCCTTTGCCACATTTGCGGTTAATCTTCTGGGATCGTTCCTCATCGGCTTCATCACCGAACTGGCGCTTTCGACCACGCTGCTTTCTCCTGAAACCCGCCTTCTGCTTACGACCGGCTTCTGCGGCGGCTTCACCACTTTTTCAACGGCCATGTACGAAACCAGCGGCCTCATGCGCGACGGCGAGGCGCTCTACGCCAGCCTGTACGTCGCGGGCAGTCTCGTTGGCGGTTTGGTCTGTATCGTTTTCGGAACCCTTCTTGCAAAACTCTGGCAATGA
- the hemL gene encoding glutamate-1-semialdehyde 2,1-aminomutase: MPVLTRSAELFEKAKKFIPGGVNSPVRAFKSVGGTPIYMAKGQGAYMTDVDGNTYLDYVGSWGPFILGSMHPRVTAAIEYTLRNIGTSFGTPIEIEIEIAELLCKIVPSLEMVRMVNSGTEATMSAVRLARGYTGKDKIIKFEGCYHGHGDSFLIKAGSGVLTLGAPDSPGVTKGTANDTLNATYNDIESVKVLVNENKGQVAAIIIEPVAGNTGVIPAKKEFLQALRELCDQEGIVLIFDEVMCGFRVALGGAQELYGVTPDLTTMGKIIGGGLPVGAFGGKRHIMENIAPLGSVYQAGTLSGNPLALTAGLETLKILMEENPYPELERKAAFLEAGFKANMDKLGLNYVQNRVGSMACLFFTETPVVDYKSAITADSAKYGKYFHSMLDQGIYLAPSQFEAMFTSFVHTDEDLEKTVKANYNALVAAHQ; this comes from the coding sequence ATGCCTGTACTTACCCGTTCTGCCGAGCTTTTTGAAAAAGCCAAAAAGTTCATCCCCGGTGGCGTCAACTCCCCGGTTCGCGCTTTCAAATCTGTCGGCGGCACCCCGATCTACATGGCCAAAGGCCAGGGCGCTTACATGACCGACGTTGACGGCAACACCTACCTGGACTATGTCGGATCATGGGGGCCGTTCATTCTCGGCAGCATGCACCCCCGCGTGACCGCCGCGATTGAATACACCCTGCGCAACATCGGCACCAGCTTCGGCACCCCGATCGAAATCGAGATCGAAATCGCCGAGCTGCTTTGCAAGATCGTGCCCTCGCTCGAAATGGTGCGCATGGTCAACAGCGGCACCGAAGCCACCATGTCCGCCGTCCGCCTCGCCCGCGGCTACACCGGCAAGGATAAAATCATCAAGTTCGAAGGCTGCTACCACGGCCACGGCGACAGCTTCCTCATCAAGGCCGGTTCCGGCGTGCTCACCCTCGGCGCTCCCGACAGCCCCGGCGTCACCAAAGGCACTGCCAACGACACGCTGAACGCCACCTACAACGACATCGAGTCGGTCAAGGTGCTCGTCAACGAAAACAAAGGCCAGGTCGCCGCGATCATCATCGAGCCGGTCGCAGGCAACACCGGCGTCATTCCGGCCAAGAAAGAGTTCCTCCAGGCCCTCCGCGAACTTTGCGATCAGGAAGGCATTGTGCTCATTTTCGACGAGGTGATGTGCGGCTTCCGCGTGGCTCTCGGCGGCGCTCAGGAGCTGTACGGTGTCACCCCTGACCTCACCACGATGGGCAAGATCATCGGCGGCGGTCTGCCGGTCGGTGCATTCGGCGGCAAGCGCCACATCATGGAGAACATCGCCCCGCTCGGCTCGGTCTATCAAGCTGGCACGCTCTCGGGCAACCCGCTCGCCCTGACCGCCGGTCTGGAAACCCTGAAGATTCTCATGGAGGAGAATCCCTATCCGGAACTCGAGAGAAAGGCTGCGTTCCTCGAAGCTGGCTTTAAGGCCAACATGGACAAGCTCGGCCTGAACTACGTGCAGAACCGCGTCGGCTCTATGGCCTGCCTGTTCTTCACCGAGACCCCGGTTGTGGACTACAAGAGCGCCATCACGGCTGACTCGGCCAAGTACGGCAAGTACTTCCACTCCATGCTCGACCAGGGCATCTACCTCGCCCCGTCGCAGTTCGAGGCCATGTTCACCAGCTTCGTGCACACCGACGAGGATCTGGAGAAGACCGTCAAGGCAAACTACAACGCCCTCGTCGCTGCCCACCAGTAA
- a CDS encoding DUF190 domain-containing protein translates to MMNFIESELLRVFVGEQEKLHHRPLYELLVSEALERGMAGATVFRGLLSFGLHHKVHTSKIFELAGELPMVIEIVDITEKIEEFLPVVETLLRESGAQALVTREAVRQWTT, encoded by the coding sequence ATGATGAACTTCATCGAATCTGAACTCCTGCGGGTCTTCGTCGGTGAGCAGGAAAAGCTGCACCACCGCCCGCTCTACGAACTCCTCGTCAGCGAAGCTCTCGAACGCGGTATGGCCGGAGCGACGGTCTTCCGAGGCCTGCTCTCTTTCGGCCTGCACCACAAAGTGCACACCTCGAAGATTTTCGAACTCGCCGGAGAGCTGCCGATGGTGATCGAAATCGTTGACATCACCGAAAAGATCGAAGAGTTTTTACCGGTGGTTGAGACGCTGCTGCGAGAGTCAGGGGCGCAGGCGCTGGTAACGAGGGAAGCGGTGAGGCAGTGGACGACGTAG
- a CDS encoding FmdB family zinc ribbon protein, giving the protein MPTYHYRCSQCGHEEEVFQRMTDNALTKCSKCGEESYERVISAEGGFVLKGSGFYSTDYCGSKSSSTGSESGGGCSTGACPLAK; this is encoded by the coding sequence ATGCCAACCTATCATTACCGCTGCAGCCAGTGTGGGCATGAAGAAGAGGTTTTTCAGCGCATGACCGATAACGCACTGACCAAGTGCTCCAAGTGCGGCGAGGAGTCTTACGAGCGAGTCATCAGCGCCGAAGGGGGCTTCGTGCTCAAAGGTTCAGGCTTCTACAGCACCGACTACTGCGGCAGCAAATCGTCGTCCACAGGCTCGGAATCCGGCGGCGGATGCTCCACCGGTGCCTGTCCCTTAGCCAAGTGA
- a CDS encoding metal ABC transporter permease, with amino-acid sequence MPDILHFEFMRNAFLAAILSSVACGIIGTYVVVRRLGFISGGIAHTAFGGIGLSYYLGLNPLAGIIPFSLAAAIGIGLLSRKAKVAEDTAIGAFWAAGMSIGVILIGLTPGYAPNLFSYLFGNILTVPDSDLRLIMGLDMLIITVVWLFDKEFLAISFDEEYARISGLKTLALDLLMLCLIALTVVIMVRIVGIVMVIALLSIPAAVARSFSHNLYRMMVVGALLAALFSIAGLWLSWVFNLASGATIILVAALVFLVNARFGTGKARRAEC; translated from the coding sequence ATGCCTGACATCCTGCACTTCGAGTTCATGCGAAACGCCTTTCTGGCGGCCATTCTGTCGAGCGTCGCCTGCGGCATCATCGGCACCTATGTTGTTGTCCGGCGGCTTGGTTTCATCAGCGGCGGCATCGCCCACACGGCCTTCGGCGGCATCGGTCTGAGCTACTACCTTGGGCTGAATCCGCTTGCGGGAATCATTCCTTTCAGCCTCGCCGCCGCTATCGGCATCGGGTTGCTGTCTCGCAAAGCGAAGGTCGCCGAGGACACGGCCATCGGCGCGTTCTGGGCGGCGGGCATGTCGATCGGCGTCATCCTCATCGGCCTCACGCCGGGCTACGCGCCGAATCTCTTCAGCTATCTTTTCGGCAACATCCTGACCGTGCCCGACTCCGATCTCCGGCTCATCATGGGCCTCGATATGCTGATTATCACCGTCGTCTGGCTTTTCGACAAGGAGTTTCTCGCCATCTCGTTCGACGAGGAGTATGCGCGGATTTCCGGCTTGAAGACGCTGGCGCTCGACCTGCTGATGCTCTGCCTGATTGCCCTCACCGTCGTCATCATGGTGCGGATTGTCGGCATCGTTATGGTGATCGCGCTTTTGAGCATTCCCGCCGCCGTTGCTAGGAGTTTCAGCCACAATCTTTACCGGATGATGGTCGTTGGCGCTTTGCTGGCCGCTCTTTTCAGTATTGCCGGGCTGTGGCTTTCATGGGTGTTTAACCTGGCCTCGGGTGCAACCATCATTCTTGTGGCTGCGCTGGTTTTTCTGGTGAATGCGCGTTTCGGAACCGGAAAGGCCCGCCGGGCGGAGTGTTGA
- a CDS encoding metal ABC transporter ATP-binding protein → MMEPLIVCDKLCVELGGAKVLDGLSLSVHEGDFLAVLGPNGGGKTTLLKVMLGLVKPTSGSVKVFGKEPGRAAGRIGYVPQRLDFDRSFPISAMEVVLMGRLSKKRLLQRYGREDCRKALEALETTGLAELAQRRIGALSGGELQRVLIARALAGEPELLLLDEPTASVDPEMKTTIYDLLDQLKKSHTIVLVTHDTGTIGRHVSRIACLNCTLDMHEPGSTLGRSALDDLYGYPVDVVEHRTPQGHETHQNHRHA, encoded by the coding sequence ATGATGGAGCCGCTGATCGTCTGCGACAAGCTCTGCGTCGAACTCGGCGGCGCGAAGGTGCTCGACGGTCTGTCGCTCTCGGTGCACGAGGGGGACTTTCTCGCCGTGCTCGGGCCGAACGGCGGCGGCAAAACCACGCTGCTCAAGGTGATGCTCGGCCTTGTCAAACCCACCTCCGGCAGCGTCAAAGTGTTTGGCAAGGAGCCGGGCCGCGCCGCCGGGCGCATCGGCTATGTGCCGCAGCGCCTCGATTTCGACCGCTCGTTTCCGATCAGCGCAATGGAGGTGGTGCTGATGGGGCGGCTCTCGAAAAAGCGGCTCTTGCAGCGCTACGGGCGCGAGGATTGCCGGAAAGCGCTCGAAGCGCTCGAAACCACCGGTCTCGCTGAACTTGCTCAGCGGCGAATCGGCGCACTTTCGGGCGGAGAACTCCAGCGCGTGCTCATCGCGCGTGCGCTCGCCGGAGAACCGGAGCTGCTGCTGCTCGACGAGCCGACGGCCAGCGTCGATCCCGAGATGAAAACCACCATCTACGACCTGCTCGACCAGCTCAAAAAGAGCCACACCATCGTGCTGGTCACGCACGACACCGGCACCATCGGGCGGCATGTCTCGCGCATCGCCTGCCTGAACTGCACGCTCGACATGCACGAGCCCGGCTCGACACTTGGCCGTTCGGCCCTCGATGATCTCTACGGCTATCCGGTCGATGTAGTCGAGCATCGCACGCCTCAAGGACACGAAACCCACCAGAATCATCGCCATGCCTGA
- the recO gene encoding DNA repair protein RecO, whose amino-acid sequence MIVKTRAVVLRDIKYRDQSKICLLLTREYGQVSVILKGGRSAKSRTGPIFSPGNIIDAVLYKKGNRDIQLLSDASLVTSPLSESPDLERFSVLYRVLDLVRYASTHEEKNVPLFTIAHSAIWRLCHTERNFQTILAWFLLRLVSVLGFTPSLDRCVFSNLDLPGSIDEMKLGELFFVHDPGGFALPGSAVPMGAAIQTVPVSRYHFIRALAATGGNAPCPEALADDIAAVTALLQEYCACHLDRMPHRKHLDIVSRLISA is encoded by the coding sequence GTGATCGTAAAAACCCGGGCGGTGGTGCTCCGCGACATCAAGTATCGTGACCAGTCCAAAATCTGCCTGCTGCTGACGCGGGAGTACGGGCAGGTGTCGGTGATCCTGAAAGGCGGACGCAGCGCAAAAAGCCGCACCGGCCCGATCTTTTCGCCGGGCAACATCATCGATGCGGTGCTCTACAAAAAGGGCAACCGCGACATCCAGCTCCTGAGCGATGCCAGCCTCGTGACGAGCCCGCTCTCCGAGTCGCCTGACCTGGAACGCTTCAGCGTACTCTACCGGGTGCTCGACCTCGTGCGCTACGCATCCACCCACGAAGAGAAGAACGTGCCGCTCTTCACCATCGCGCACTCGGCCATCTGGCGGCTGTGCCATACGGAGCGCAACTTCCAGACGATCCTCGCCTGGTTCCTGCTTCGCCTCGTCAGCGTACTCGGCTTCACTCCGTCACTCGACCGCTGCGTCTTCAGCAATCTCGACCTGCCCGGCAGCATCGACGAAATGAAACTCGGCGAACTCTTCTTTGTTCACGATCCCGGAGGCTTCGCCCTGCCCGGCAGCGCCGTGCCGATGGGCGCCGCCATCCAGACGGTGCCGGTCAGCCGCTACCATTTCATCCGCGCTCTCGCCGCCACCGGCGGCAACGCGCCGTGCCCGGAAGCTCTGGCAGACGACATTGCAGCGGTCACGGCGCTCTTGCAGGAGTACTGCGCTTGCCACCTCGACCGGATGCCACATCGCAAGCATCTCGACATCGTCTCCCGCCTGATCTCCGCATGA
- a CDS encoding AAA family ATPase, translating into MNNYIEPPRIESLRVRNYRALKDIYFQDLTPLTVLLGPNGSGKSTVFDVFAFLSECFTEGLRKAWDRRGRFRELRSRGCDGAIVIELQYRERPGTPLITYHLEIGEESKGPVVIREFLRWKRTHPGAPFYFLDYTKGKGKVISGEQPESKDQRIDKPLAGPDVLAVNTLGQLAENPRVIALREFITGWHLSYLSADAARGRPEAGAEERLSATGDNLPNVIQYLADQHNDRLERIFETLRRRIPRIEKVDSRILDDGRLLLQVKDAPFSTPILARFASDGTLKMLAYLTLLYDPEPPRLIGIEEPENYLHPRLLPELAEECVQAAERTQLIVTTHSPFFINQLRASQVRVLYRDTNGYTRSKRIADMTGVTAMLDAGASLGDLWMEGYFEVGDPFASGEAG; encoded by the coding sequence ATGAATAACTACATAGAACCGCCACGCATAGAGAGTCTCAGGGTCAGGAATTACCGGGCGCTCAAGGATATTTATTTTCAAGACCTTACACCGCTTACGGTTTTGCTCGGGCCGAACGGGAGCGGAAAATCAACGGTTTTCGATGTCTTTGCCTTCCTTTCCGAGTGTTTTACCGAAGGGTTACGAAAAGCATGGGATCGACGTGGACGGTTTCGCGAGCTGAGAAGCCGGGGTTGTGACGGCGCGATTGTCATCGAGCTTCAGTATCGCGAGCGGCCCGGCACGCCATTGATCACCTACCATCTTGAGATCGGGGAAGAGTCGAAAGGCCCTGTCGTCATTCGGGAATTTCTCCGATGGAAACGAACGCATCCCGGAGCACCATTTTATTTCCTTGATTACACGAAGGGCAAAGGAAAGGTGATAAGTGGTGAGCAGCCTGAATCCAAAGATCAGCGCATAGATAAACCGCTTGCTGGCCCGGATGTCCTCGCGGTCAACACGCTCGGACAGTTGGCCGAGAATCCTCGCGTCATCGCGCTTCGTGAGTTTATCACTGGTTGGCACCTCTCCTATCTTTCTGCCGATGCAGCAAGAGGACGCCCCGAGGCTGGAGCCGAAGAGCGTTTGTCGGCGACCGGCGACAATCTGCCCAATGTCATTCAATATCTGGCCGATCAGCATAACGACCGGCTGGAGAGAATTTTCGAGACGCTACGTCGCCGAATACCCCGGATAGAGAAGGTCGATTCGAGAATTCTCGATGATGGCCGCCTCTTGTTACAGGTCAAGGACGCTCCATTTTCAACCCCAATACTGGCTCGATTCGCTTCGGATGGTACGCTGAAAATGTTGGCGTATCTGACGCTACTCTATGATCCGGAGCCGCCCCGCCTGATCGGTATCGAAGAGCCGGAAAACTATCTCCATCCGCGCTTGTTGCCAGAACTTGCCGAGGAGTGCGTACAGGCTGCCGAACGCACACAATTGATCGTAACGACCCATTCGCCGTTTTTCATCAACCAGTTGAGAGCCAGTCAGGTTCGTGTCCTGTATCGCGATACCAATGGTTATACTCGTTCCAAGCGGATTGCCGATATGACCGGGGTCACCGCAATGCTCGATGCGGGCGCATCCCTTGGAGATTTGTGGATGGAGGGATATTTCGAGGTTGGCGATCCATTTGCGTCCGGGGAGGCTGGCTGA
- a CDS encoding AAA family ATPase has product MKQLEQWLAAMLFLDPVPAQMRGYEFPSDSVLQGNGKNVSAVLYNLWWEELTIPARDLFELAREDRYCNRQPILDFIQSLPEQDISGLSFLQEPRGGVMVKLTETFGGRSKEYDASLLSDGTLRVLAIAAAMLSAPEGSLVVIEEIDNGVHPSRAHHLLQQIQQIAQKRFLRVLLSTHNPAMLDALPDSAVPDVVFCYRDPEDGSSRLVRLADVPDYPELIAQGTLGHLMTSGTLERFVKYHPTGEARKQHALE; this is encoded by the coding sequence ATGAAACAGCTCGAACAGTGGCTTGCTGCGATGCTCTTTCTCGATCCTGTTCCAGCTCAAATGCGGGGCTATGAATTTCCATCCGATTCAGTATTGCAGGGGAACGGAAAAAATGTTTCTGCAGTGCTGTACAACCTCTGGTGGGAGGAGCTAACAATTCCAGCGAGGGATCTGTTTGAGTTAGCTAGGGAGGATCGATATTGTAACCGCCAGCCGATTCTCGATTTTATTCAAAGTCTTCCGGAACAGGATATTTCTGGCCTTTCCTTTCTGCAAGAACCTCGTGGCGGGGTAATGGTTAAGCTCACCGAAACGTTTGGCGGGCGCTCAAAGGAGTATGATGCTTCACTGCTCTCAGATGGTACGCTTCGGGTTCTTGCCATCGCAGCAGCGATGTTGTCTGCGCCGGAAGGCAGTCTGGTTGTCATTGAGGAGATCGATAATGGCGTGCATCCGAGCCGCGCCCATCATCTTTTACAGCAGATCCAGCAGATAGCACAGAAGCGATTTTTGCGAGTGCTGCTTTCGACCCACAATCCGGCGATGCTCGATGCCCTTCCGGATTCGGCGGTGCCCGATGTCGTATTCTGCTATCGCGACCCGGAGGATGGTTCGAGCCGCCTTGTCCGGCTGGCCGATGTTCCGGATTATCCCGAACTGATCGCCCAGGGAACGCTCGGTCATCTGATGACTTCCGGTACGCTGGAGCGTTTCGTGAAGTATCATCCAACCGGAGAAGCGCGCAAGCAGCATGCGCTCGAATGA
- a CDS encoding AAA family ATPase yields the protein MLKAITLNDFKSYRYARLPLAPLTVLIGANASGKSNAIEGMRLLSWLAQGQRLSAIQYAVQSGDKVVRGRVEDLAYEQGEQFGFGVETDADE from the coding sequence ATGCTCAAAGCAATAACCCTCAACGATTTCAAAAGTTACAGATACGCCAGACTTCCGCTTGCGCCGTTGACCGTCCTGATCGGAGCCAACGCCTCCGGCAAAAGCAACGCGATCGAAGGGATGCGGCTGTTGTCATGGCTTGCCCAGGGGCAGCGCCTTTCCGCTATCCAGTATGCAGTGCAGAGCGGGGACAAGGTTGTTCGGGGCCGGGTAGAAGATTTAGCTTATGAGCAGGGTGAACAATTCGGTTTTGGTGTTGAAACTGATGCCGATGAATAG
- the leuA gene encoding 2-isopropylmalate synthase codes for MSTMNYKKYTSYPTVGLKDRTWPDKTITKAPIWCSVDLRDGNQALPIPMSVDEKVEFFRLLVSVGFKEIEVGFPSASATEFAFVRKLIENNLIPDDVSIQVLTQSREHLIRRTFEAINGAKNAIVHLYNSTSRQQRELVFRMSREEIISIAVAGTRLVRELKEASGNPGIRFEYSPESFTGTELDYALDVCHAVMDEWGASSENKVILNLPSTVELSTPNVYADRIEWFCRHIKDRDAVLFSVHAHNDRGTAVATSELAVMAGADRIEGALFGNGERCGNMDIIIMALNLMTQGIDPKLDFSNLPHVREVYSRCTRMTVHPRHPYSGDLVYTAFSGSHQDAISKGMKAHQRAADGVWDVPYLPIDPEDVGCNYEAIVRINSQSGKGGIAYVLEKEYGIQVPKWMQPDFGVVVQEVTDRTGDELSPEQIHELFHKEYIGRTTPYLMKKCTISWSDEDPDCNDEVATIISAAMVGPQGEFSFKAKGNGPLDAFVRGMVSHTGIDFHVDEYTEHAIGHSSDALAIAYIRLAFDDGALVCGSGIDSNISLASIKAIVSALNRFRRS; via the coding sequence ATGAGTACGATGAATTATAAGAAATACACATCCTATCCGACGGTTGGGCTGAAAGACAGAACCTGGCCGGACAAGACCATCACCAAAGCCCCGATCTGGTGCAGCGTTGATCTGCGCGATGGCAACCAGGCGCTTCCGATTCCGATGAGCGTCGATGAGAAGGTGGAGTTTTTCAGACTGCTGGTATCGGTTGGCTTCAAGGAGATCGAGGTGGGTTTTCCATCGGCATCGGCCACGGAGTTTGCTTTCGTGCGCAAGCTGATCGAGAACAACCTGATTCCCGACGATGTGAGCATCCAGGTGCTGACCCAGTCCCGGGAACATCTCATCCGCCGCACCTTCGAGGCGATCAATGGCGCGAAGAACGCCATCGTCCACCTCTACAACTCGACCTCGCGTCAGCAGCGCGAGCTGGTGTTCCGCATGAGCCGGGAGGAGATCATCTCCATCGCCGTGGCCGGAACGCGCCTGGTTCGCGAGCTGAAAGAGGCGAGCGGCAATCCGGGCATCCGCTTCGAGTACAGCCCGGAGAGCTTTACCGGCACGGAGCTGGACTACGCGCTCGACGTGTGCCACGCGGTGATGGACGAGTGGGGCGCGTCGTCTGAGAACAAGGTGATTCTGAACCTGCCATCGACGGTTGAGCTTTCGACGCCGAACGTCTATGCCGACCGCATCGAGTGGTTCTGCCGCCACATCAAGGATCGCGACGCGGTGCTCTTCAGCGTGCACGCCCACAACGACCGGGGCACGGCGGTGGCGACCTCCGAGCTGGCGGTGATGGCCGGAGCCGATCGTATCGAAGGTGCCCTGTTCGGCAATGGCGAGCGGTGCGGCAACATGGACATCATCATCATGGCGTTGAACCTGATGACGCAGGGCATCGATCCGAAGCTGGACTTCTCCAACCTGCCGCACGTCAGGGAGGTGTACAGCCGTTGCACCCGGATGACGGTGCATCCGCGCCATCCCTACTCGGGCGATCTGGTCTACACCGCCTTCTCCGGCTCGCACCAGGATGCCATCAGCAAGGGAATGAAGGCGCACCAGCGGGCTGCCGACGGCGTCTGGGACGTGCCCTATCTGCCGATCGATCCCGAGGATGTTGGTTGCAACTACGAGGCTATCGTCCGGATCAACAGTCAGTCGGGCAAGGGAGGCATCGCCTATGTGCTCGAAAAGGAGTACGGCATCCAGGTACCCAAATGGATGCAGCCCGATTTCGGGGTTGTTGTGCAGGAGGTGACCGACCGCACCGGCGATGAACTTTCTCCCGAGCAGATTCACGAGCTGTTCCATAAGGAGTATATCGGCAGGACGACGCCGTATCTCATGAAAAAGTGCACGATCAGCTGGAGTGACGAAGACCCGGACTGCAACGACGAGGTGGCAACGATCATCAGCGCCGCGATGGTTGGGCCACAGGGCGAGTTCAGCTTCAAGGCCAAAGGCAACGGCCCGCTCGACGCCTTCGTGCGTGGCATGGTGAGCCATACCGGCATCGACTTCCATGTTGACGAGTACACGGAGCACGCCATCGGCCACAGCTCCGACGCGCTGGCCATTGCCTACATCCGGCTTGCCTTCGATGACGGTGCGCTGGTCTGCGGTTCGGGCATCGACTCGAACATCAGTCTCGCCTCCATCAAGGCAATCGTCAGTGCGCTGAACCGTTTCAGGCGGAGCTGA